One genomic region from Argentina anserina chromosome 2, drPotAnse1.1, whole genome shotgun sequence encodes:
- the LOC126785071 gene encoding protein EPIDERMAL PATTERNING FACTOR 2 isoform X1 has product MKNLLPLGVANTSLLLVIFSILILTGTSLRVTPHPSDLQRKVTSTYNRDDVRTYLEKGGKKEVGTKMEMELYPTRTGSSLPDCSHACGPCFPCKRVMVSFSKCSSTSESCPIVYRCICKGKYYHVPGL; this is encoded by the exons ATGAAGAACTTGTTACCTCTTGGAGTAGCCAACACAAGTCTCCTACTTGTGATTTTCTCCATTCTAATTTTGACAGGCACAAGCCTACGAGTAACGCCTCATCCTT CAGATCTTCAAAGAAAAGTCACTTCTACGTATAATAGAGATGATGTTCGAACGTATCTTGAG AAAGGAGGAAAGAAAGAAGTAGGAACAAAGATGGAAATGGAACTATACCCGACCAGAACCGGGTCGAGCTTGCCGGACTGCTCGCACGCCTGCGGGCCTTGCTTCCCATGCAAAAGGGTGATGGTGAGTTTCAGCAAGTGCTCCAGTACTTCGGAGTCGTGCCCGATTGTCTACAGATGCATTTGCAAAGGCAAATACTACCACGTCCCTGGCCTCTAA
- the LOC126785071 gene encoding protein EPIDERMAL PATTERNING FACTOR 2 isoform X2, whose product MKNLLPLGVANTSLLLVIFSILILTGTSLRVTPHPYLQRKVTSTYNRDDVRTYLEKGGKKEVGTKMEMELYPTRTGSSLPDCSHACGPCFPCKRVMVSFSKCSSTSESCPIVYRCICKGKYYHVPGL is encoded by the exons ATGAAGAACTTGTTACCTCTTGGAGTAGCCAACACAAGTCTCCTACTTGTGATTTTCTCCATTCTAATTTTGACAGGCACAAGCCTACGAGTAACGCCTCATCCTT ATCTTCAAAGAAAAGTCACTTCTACGTATAATAGAGATGATGTTCGAACGTATCTTGAG AAAGGAGGAAAGAAAGAAGTAGGAACAAAGATGGAAATGGAACTATACCCGACCAGAACCGGGTCGAGCTTGCCGGACTGCTCGCACGCCTGCGGGCCTTGCTTCCCATGCAAAAGGGTGATGGTGAGTTTCAGCAAGTGCTCCAGTACTTCGGAGTCGTGCCCGATTGTCTACAGATGCATTTGCAAAGGCAAATACTACCACGTCCCTGGCCTCTAA